Proteins encoded together in one Nitrospirota bacterium window:
- a CDS encoding glucose 1-dehydrogenase: MRAIAVLPGKPNSIHLAELPKPLVHEIPNGRGVLVQVLRVGVDGTDREINAAEYGQAPPGYDFLVIGHECFGRVLEVGPNVTEFVPGDYVVPTVRRPGGSFYDQIGQYDMTSEDVYYERGINLRHGYLTELFVDDPEYLVKIPKGLKDVAVLLEPTSIIEKGIIQAYEAQRRFKVWRPKKAAVLGAGTVGLLAALSLKMKGFEVTSFGKESRPSRNLDLLEELGVRYISTNDLSIREAAKRFGPFDLMFEATGYSPVVFEAMECLGKNGVLVLASVTGGDREHAVPADKINLDFVLGNKLVVGTVNANREYFETGVYDFARAELEFPGWLPKLLTHPVTGLENYQEMMQTLTKERNAIKVFVNVAYD; this comes from the coding sequence ATGCGAGCCATAGCTGTGCTCCCGGGAAAACCCAACTCAATCCATCTGGCGGAACTGCCCAAGCCATTGGTCCACGAAATCCCCAATGGAAGAGGCGTGTTGGTGCAAGTGCTGCGCGTCGGGGTGGATGGCACTGACAGAGAAATCAACGCCGCCGAATATGGCCAGGCTCCGCCAGGTTACGATTTTCTCGTGATCGGCCATGAGTGTTTTGGGCGGGTGCTGGAAGTCGGCCCCAACGTCACAGAGTTCGTGCCAGGCGATTATGTGGTCCCGACAGTGCGGCGCCCAGGCGGCAGCTTCTACGACCAGATAGGCCAGTACGACATGACCAGCGAGGATGTCTACTACGAGCGGGGGATCAACCTCCGTCACGGCTACCTGACCGAGCTGTTTGTGGATGATCCGGAATATCTGGTCAAAATTCCGAAAGGGCTCAAGGATGTGGCTGTTCTGCTTGAGCCGACCTCGATCATTGAAAAAGGCATCATCCAGGCCTATGAAGCGCAGCGACGGTTCAAGGTCTGGCGACCGAAGAAAGCGGCGGTGCTGGGGGCAGGAACTGTGGGATTGCTCGCGGCCCTCTCGCTGAAGATGAAGGGCTTCGAGGTCACCAGTTTCGGGAAAGAGAGTAGGCCGTCACGCAATCTCGATCTTCTGGAGGAATTGGGTGTGCGGTACATCTCGACGAACGATCTGTCGATCCGAGAAGCGGCGAAACGTTTTGGCCCGTTCGATCTCATGTTCGAAGCGACCGGCTATTCTCCTGTGGTGTTCGAGGCCATGGAATGTCTCGGCAAGAACGGCGTGCTGGTGTTGGCGAGCGTGACGGGAGGCGACCGTGAACATGCAGTCCCGGCGGACAAAATCAATCTGGACTTCGTGCTCGGAAACAAGCTGGTTGTTGGGACTGTCAATGCCAATCGCGAATACTTTGAAACAGGCGTGTACGACTTTGCGCGAGCCGAGCTGGAGTTCCCTGGCTGGCTCCCGAAGTTGCTGACTCATCCGGTGACAGGGCTGGAGAACTATCAGGAAATGATGCAGACGCTGACGAAGGAACGCAACGCAATTAAGGTTTTTGTGAATGTTGCGTACGACTAA